Genomic segment of Labrus mixtus chromosome 1, fLabMix1.1, whole genome shotgun sequence:
aaatgggcttccatagatTCATATCTTGAATTacgttttttagtttttatttaaagaagtaTTTTTAATATGTATAATTTCTAAAAGTTAAACAAAGCACcaaaaaagtttataaaatacGTGAAGTTCTTTGCATATAAGCCAGCAACTGATTTATTGTGCTTTGGTAAAGTATGTAAAGCGACCAGCAACTTGAgtcttgaaataaataaagcataATAGGTAcgatatttgttttcttaaatgcaGTATGGAAAATGTATAAAGGGGCATAAATGAGTCATTACAAGTAAATCGGAAGCCTAGCAAAGGGAAGATATAAAGGTCGTTTGGCGCACCCTGCCGTCCGATAATCAAACAACAGGACTattatatgtgttttttttgtttttttcagaacgGATGGACACTTACGTAAATAGATACCCCTCACGCGGATCTCTGCAGGTGATACCTCATGTGTTGACACCTGTAAGGTCTGACTTTAAACATGTCGTCGTTAGACCGGAACATCTGGCTGTGTGTGGGTGAAATGACGCTGTGAGTGCAACGTAACGTCAAAAACATCCGGATGTTATTCGACTAGCCAGCTTTAGCAGAGCTGCAGCCTGTGCAGAAGGTGTCAGTTCAGATCTGTGCTGCAGGACTTACAGGATGGATCCCTGCATAGTAAAGCTACCTCTGCGATTTAGTCGATGTGTATCCTAGTCATATTTAAGAAAAGGAAGACAGCGTTCCGTGCTGTGTACTTGTTAAGAAACAAacttgttgtgttgtgtgtcaaGCAGTAatcagtgaggatgaggagccgCAGTAACTCAGGAGTGAGGCTGGATGGATATGCCCGGCTGGTTCAGGAGACGATCCTGAGCCACCAGGTGAGTCtagagtccacacacacacacacacacagcaggatacAGGAGAAAATGTCATGTTATAACAAGTGAACGATACTTTCATGtgcatatatttaaaatgacatgttcAAAAGTACTTATTATGCAGCATGGCCCATTTCAGAATAATGTGTATGATATGATTTAACTTGATCCTGATATTGATCTATCAGTAagcctaataataataatttatcctttattaatcccacgaggggGAATTCAGTAATATAGTATAATGTTACATGTAGTAAAGGTGTGGCTAATATGTTACAGTTTATCAATGGCTAGTTTATTGTATAATGAAACATCACCATTGATTACACTTTATAAGATATGttactcaagaaaaaaaaacacgcttACTACATGGTGTTTGGTCAGAAGGGTCTAAAGTCTATGAGCCAAGTATTTGGTGAATTAGCTCCTCTTTCAGCCAAACTCTGTTGACTTGGATTTTACCAAGAATCATTTGTTTTCCCCTTGCAGTGGTCAATGTTTATTAACTTTGGGATTTAACGGATCAGAAGAATAATTGCATTCttccaaaaaaaagtgtgttaatAACTTTTTAAGAATGTGGACTAATGAAGCCACAGACTATCCTGCCGCAAGCAAAAACTACTTGATTGAGAAAATATATTGAGCAAAAGTAAAGAACCCGAATCTGCAACTGTTCACTAAAACGTTCATAGATTTTTGgtgcagaaacattttcaatattttctaCAGAAATTTAGTGGAGAAGAAGTTTAACGTTACATAAAATGGAAACAAGTAAAATGTAAGTTTCTCAAAGAGCACTTGTAGTCAGTTTCGTTTTTAGAAAGTATCTTTCTAACATGTAAAAATTGCAGATGTTTACCGGCCTGTAGAGCTTCATGTTCAACCAGACTGaactgaacagaaataaacaagttgTGAGCAAAGTTCATCCCCTGAAAAAGGCGCAGGGCAGGCTAACTCTGTGCCCCCTTTATCTATTAACACTTGAGTTCACATTGAGGCACACTCATCAGCTGTCTACGTTTAAAGCTGTGACCCAGGGAGTTGACAGATGATTGAAACTGTGCCAACATTCTTACAAAGCCTTTACGTGCAAGAGTATatgcttagtgtgtgtgtgtgtgtgtgtgtgtgtgtgtgtggggggggggggggggggggggtaacagaAATTATGATGATTGATATTATAAATACACCAgcctttcttaaaataaaaccaacctTCACTGACAGAGACATTTGAAGTACTGCAAGACATTTTAACTCATTATGACATCGATTGATTTAATCAAGCAACTATTTTGTAGTTAATTTTGATGCATGTATAGCTGCTCCACAGGGTCTgtgttggggggagggggatttTCAACACACTGCCAAAATAGCCTTTCATTAAATACAAGTTTTAAGTCGtatgtatgtttaaaaataatgataatctTGATTCTTAATGAATGAATTAAGTAAGTAGAATTCATGGAAAAAGATTAGGATAGCAAGAGGACATCCAACAGCATACTTTGCTGAATTAAGTAAGCTTATATAACCTATAAACAATTAATTTAATGTCAGACCTCCTCTTGTCTGAATAACAGAAGCTAGTCAGTGAAAATATGTTCAAGAGGTTCGACTGTAAATCAAACAACAATTGAGCCCtgctgtatgtgtctgtatttgtttcagAACCCAGTGACAGGACTTCTGCCCGCCAGCACACAGAAGAAGGACGCCTGGGTGAGGGATAATGTGTACAGTGTCCTGGCCGTGTGGGGGCTGGGCATGGCCTACCGCAAGAACGCAGACCGCGATGAAGACAAGGCCAAGGCCTACGAACTGGAGCAGGTGTGTTTTTCACAGAGAGAGGGTTAATGTGTACACACAGGGACTATTTGCTTTACGTGTTATTGTGGGTACAGTTAGCTTTTGATTTGGGTCACATCACATTGTCATGAGATGAGATAACActtttgcatttgcattttatCAATGTATGTCATATTTTTCCATATACAGCGTTTTATTAGGTGTTATTCAGAATACATTAGCAGATTAAAAACATCTCTCTCAGCTGTTGTTGATGATTGACTGATGACGATGTTGTTTTCTTGCAGAGTGTGGTGAAACTGATGCAGGGACTGCTGCAATGTATGATGAGACAGGTAAGACACAACCGTCATCTTATAAAGTGTTAACACGTCCGTTTTTGTTACACATATGAACTATACAACAATGCGCCTGTTTTTGAGAAACCACACGATGGTTATTTGCGTAATTTACCAGCCTGTGTGATGCATACTTGCTTCTCATGTCTCTGTTGATAGTCTGCATAGGCATGTTAAGCTCAGGGAACGTTCAGTAGGCAGGTTGTAAAAACAAACGTACTGTATGTGAGTCAAAGAGATCGTTAAAGCGTGACTGCTGTAACAGAGTGGGATGTTATTGCTTTTAACTTCCACCTGTGAGTGAAGATGAAGATGCCACATCCACAGCAGtgttaaaatcctgcagtgcTCAGGGAGGATTCATCCTCTGCCGCTGTGATACATACCATCATCAGAAACCTTAAAGAAATGACTCCTGAGACCCTCTGCGATGTGAAGGAGACAGTGATGATGTTTTCTTATCATCTGTGCAGGAAGATCAATGTTTACCATGTCCACATTTCACCCTGAAAAGGGTTCATGTATTTGAGAAGGAAACTGTGTTTTGCtcaaattaataaaaagaagCATTAAAGGTGAAGACGCTGCCCATGTCACTGCACAATCTTAAATTAACATCTGCGTTGGGACACTTTGCGCATCATCTCCCTTCTCCCGAatacttttgtattttgtgtatgctcatttgcatgtttgtgtatctTCAGGTGGACAAAGTGGAGAAGTTCAAACACACCCAGAGTACAAAGGATTGCTTGCATGCTAAATATGATACTCCCACCTGTGCCACTGTTGTTGGAGACGACCAGTGGGGTCATCTCCAGGTGGACGCCACATCCATCTACCTGCTGATGCTGGCACAGATGACAGCCTCAGGTACACACGTGATCCAGAGTGGTCTATATATTTTATGAACTACTATGCTActtttatcatcatttttatgattttgtgTGTCCCTAAAGTAACAGACTCAAgaatttgttttcatgttattttacaTAAATTCTGTTGATAGTATCTAGACAACCCGTGTAGTTATTGATTTGACCATTTCTGGAGACCTGTATCAGAAAGAGGAGCAGTGCCCCTTGCTTTGTTACATTCCCTTCTGTCAAGCAGATCCTTGAGTGTGTTCTGTTATCACACAGGTCTTCGTATCATCTCTAACCTGGATGAGGTGGCTTTTATCCAGAACTTGGTCTTCTACATCGAGGCGGCCTACAAAGTAGCGGTGAGTGACATTTTCAGAGCTTAAGGAGTTCAAGagttattgtgtgtgtattctgtgtTGCATCACCTTTTGTTTCTAAGGTTGAGTTTCAGATCATTGTCGTTTACCAAATTAAACAGCCGTTGCTTTTCATATAGTGGTTTACAAACTTTGTTTCGGTTCATGGGTCTTTTGACTAAAGTAGAAAAACCTTTGAGTTCTGGACCAGTAATCCCAGCTTCCACCTGAGTAAAGTACCTCTTTTCTTTCATAAAGGAGAAGTAGTGAAAAGGCGGTTTCTTAAAGGCTGTACATTTTGGTAatgaatgatgtcatcatttttcCACCCTATAGGATTACGGGATGTGGGAGCGAGGTGACAAGACCAACCAAGGTATCCCTGAGCTCAATGGCAGCTCTATAGGAATTGCTAAGGTAAAGAAGCCAGagattctttttatttgtatttattatgtaCTAAACCCTGAGTAAGTAAGTGGGGTTTAAATGTTATTAGTGCATGAATGTGAGGTTGATTTGGTTACAGGCAGCGCTGGAAGCCATCGATGAGCTTGATCTTTTTGGTGCCCATGGGGGCCCGAAGTCAGTCATCCATGTTCAACCTGATGAAGTTGAACACTGTCAGGTACTGTTGGCGTTATCTCCATCCACCTCAGCATCGTCTCCGCTCTTCATTCTTCCTCTGACACGTCTGTGTGCTTCTCCCGCAGTCCATCCTGTGCTCCATGCTGCCGAGAGCTTCAACTTCAAAGGAGATAGACGCTGGTCTTCTGTCTGTTATATCCTTTCCTGCTTTCGCTGTTGAGGATGCTGAACTGGTGGCTATCACTAAGTCAGAAATCATAAGTAAACTGCAGGTACAGTCTGAGCACACAAATCAATTGTTGTGAATGAATCTGAAGGGAAACACCACACAGTGTAATTGATATGGATGCTTTTCCCTTTTCATACATGCATCCAATCACTCtgcataaaaaaatgtccacttttTTGGTGTCATTTAAGGGTCGCTATGGCTGCTGCCGCTTCATCAGGGATGGATATCGCTGTCCTAAAGAGGTAGGATTTTCATTATTCTTATTGTGGGCATTTGGGCAGTGTTAAATTTCCCCTATGAACAAGATCATTTTGTGTTGTATAGTTTGAGCTTGAGAGTTCTGCTGTCTTTCCTTGTCTCATTAGGACCCGTCCCGGCTGCACTACGATCCTGCTGAGCTGAAGCTGTTTGAAAACATTGAGTGTGAGTGGCCTGTGTTCTGGACCTATCTCATCCTTGATGGTATCTTTTCTGGAGATCAAGTGcaggtaataaaaaaacaatcactaTGTTGCATATGTGGTTACTAACTTCTGAGCACAGTATAGGAGCCAGTCTTAGAAGAAGGGTAATGCAGCTGTAATGTTGAACAAACGTCTGTGTGCTCTTTACAGGTGCAGGAGTACCGTGAGGCGCTGGAGGGCATTTTGATCAGAGGGAAAAACGGCATCAAACTTCTGCCTGAACTTTATTCTGTACCGCATGACAAGGTATCCCACGTCcatctgaaaaggaaaaaaaaatccacattttcTCTCATCTCAATcttgttacatgtttctcttttctacCATGCTAACAGCAAGTCAAAGGGTTAAAATTAGTCCcaaatgtttttgtataaatacttgaaaaataaattgtattccCATCAGCCTTTGCTTCATTTAATGTTTGTGCTAACCAGTGCATGTCAGAATGAGAACACCCTAATATAAACTCAACATTCAACTGAACTTGCATTAtcactgttagcatgttagcatcctGACGCTAGCTCTCAGTTCCAAGCACAGCTCAGCTGGTGTGCAGCCTTATTAAGtcttttatttccatttcccCTCTCATGTATCTGATCTTTTGTCtcgttttgttgttttaaatatatatttaatctttttgtttccagcctgtattatttatttattttctacatacTGATAGCATAAAACAACCTGCATCTTTCAGCTCTTTACTTTCCTGTTTGACTGACGATATTCTTTGACAGCAGTAATACAGTAGTATGTGTGAAGTGCTTATTACATCTGGATCGCTGTACCTTTGTATCGTATAAAACATTAGATTGagaacatgtttttgtctttccaggtggaggaggagtacAGCAATCCTCACTCAGTGGACAGAGTGGCCATGGGGCAGCTGCCACACATGTGGGGACAGTCGCTCTACATTTTGGGATGCCTTTTAGCAGAGGTAGTCTCCGGGCTGTTGTTCGAGCACCAATAGAAAATGTGTAACTGGACAGCTATTTTTTTACCTCTTTATATGCCACAAATCAGGAACAAGTAACATTGATTTGCTAATGGaatgctaagtgaattgtagaattgattttagtttgtgtaaaaataaacactgcTTCCTTTGATATGTCTGCGGTAGACaatgacacacagacatacgtatatatatatatatatttatatataacgTGTTTTTGTAAGCAATACAATTACCATGAAGCATTACCATTACCTTAATTAAGTCTCTTGGTGCCACTTTTTTCCTTAAAAGGGTTTTTTAGCACCAGGGGAGATCGATCCTCTCAACAGGAGATTCTCTACAAACTTCAAGCCAGATGTTGTGGTGCAAGGTTAGTGATCATTTTACTAGTTTCATGAAACATGACCCCCGAAGTTGCATTGAATTCCAGAAAACCTGATATTCAATAATAACTGCCAGGAAGACCCTGGATAAGACCCCTGGGAGGCTGTAAGGGCTTTTATACTATGGAAACAACACTTTGGTGTATGGGTGTTCCCTGTTAGTAAATCTTTACCACTTAtggggaaaaaatgtaaaatcttgTTTGAGTGTTGCATTTTATACCTTGCTCCTCTTGGTGCTAAAACAACAAGACTGATCCTCTATTAAGGAGCTGTTTATATATACCTTACTCATGTGTGACCCTGTGTTGTCAGACTTCCATCAGCCACAGCTTTACTTTAACTCAGATTGGCTTTTGGACATCAAGAATGTAAAAGACTTCATTTCTAACATGTTCggtgtgttgtttattgtacagattttcttccttttctttttctctgtgtgtcagtttgtgttctCGCAGAGTCCGAAGAGATCCAGGAGTTATTAAGTGATCATGGGATCAATGTGCAGACGATGTCGGAGGTTCTGCCAATCAGGGTCATGCCTGCCCGCATCCTGAGCCATGTCTACGTCAGACTGGGTAAACAGGGTCTACGCACTAGTTCCTTATGTCAACAGGTTGGGTTTAACCAACAAGACTAACTTCTGATGTGATTGTCCAGGTAACTGCAAGAAACTGAATTTGAGTGGGAGGCCGTACAGACACATCAGAGTTCTGGGAACGTCCAAGTTCTACGAGATCCGAAATCGCTTTTATATATTCATACCACAGGTAAAACTTACTGCGAGGATCATAAtcaagatgaagaagaaaggaagaatTCATTAATAATTActttgattgattatttcttttctgtccctcttttctccttctctgtgcTCACTGTCCAGTTTCTGGATCAGCATCATTTCTACCTGGCTCTGGACAATCAGATGATTGTAGAGATGTTACGGACAGAGCTGGCCTATCTCTCTTCCTGCTGGAGGATGACAGGACGACCCACACTCACTTTCCCCATCACCCGCAGCATGCTGGGTAAAGCTCTGGAGTTTTGATGACAGAAACCTTCTGGTGTTTGACCTCAAgtagcattttattttatatcccAACAGCTTGCAGAAATCTCATCCATACTCCATGTTGACCTTTTGTCTAATAATGTTTCAGAGAACACAACTTATTTACTCTTTTTGTCTAGATGAAGACGGAGATGCTATTGATCCATGTATTTTAGCAACCCTCAGAAAACTTCAAGATGGATATTTTGCCGGAGCGaggtctgttttctcctcttacATGATACAAATGCAGTGAAGAGACACTTCCAAAGCATGATGTAATTTTATGTTGTTTAAATGTACCTACAGGGTGCAGATGTCAGACCTCTCCAGTTTCAAGACGACTTCTTTCCACACTCGCCTCAGCTTCCTGGATGAAGGGACTGATGACAGCCTcctggaggatgaggaggatgatgatgatgaatatggAGAGGAATATAGCAAATACGGGCCCTCAGGTATTCATCATTGAATGAtgtttttgtcctgtttgtAATGTGTGATTAAGTGAGTGAAACTGAGAGTAATGGAGCTCATTTTTTTCAACTGCAGAGGGCTCAAAAGACGTGTTCGACCAGTACCTCACCCAGCTCCTACACAGCACCACCATAAAGTGCCATCTACCTCCCATCCAGAGGGGGCAGCACCACGTCTTCAGTGCTGaacacacaaccagagacatCCTATCTTTTATGGCCCAGGTCAAGGGCATAAACATACCCAGTGAGCTATTTCAAACAACATGATCTAGTCTGTTCACTCTTGAACCAGTGCTTCTTTTCATAGTGTTGACTATTATtaagttcatgtaaagataacgttttaaagtagaaatgatgcagcttAGAGATATGGCTGAGTTTGTGTTATAATGCAGTCCAACACAACTCAATGGAGAACTCAATCTCACCAGATTTCTCAGCGTATCTGagtttttaaatctgaagttGCAACATCCCTATACTTGCAACTGTTGTGACATGTTATGGCAATGATCGAACTGCTAGATTTGTAACCAAATGTAAAACCTCTCATTCTTCTTGTTCTTTCACATCTGGTGCTGAGAAGTTAAAGCCCATTGTGTTGGTCAACTACAAAGTATAGAAAATACATCAGCAGGGTATAAAAAGGACAATTCAAATCATGTTTAACCATTTAAGCCCATGCCAAAATGAATAAGAAGATTCTGTAAGAGATTGTTATGTGATTTggtaatattttgttttaatttgtgtgtgtgtgtgtgtgtgtgtgtgttgttcagaGTCTTCCATGTATCTACCTGTGACTCCTGTTAAGAGCAAACACCGCAGGTCTCTTAATCTTCTTGGGGTTCCTCATTATCAGCAGAGCTCAAATGTAAAGCAGCACAAGGTAGGTACACAGATCCTTCCAAGCAGCCGgttttcttctgacttcagTATTATTCTGAAGCACAGTTGTCTAAAACACAGACTTCCCTCACAAGCCCCACAGTGCTGCTGATCTGCACCTGCCTCGAGACTCTCAGGGCAACACAGACTTCGTAGCGTTGGTGAGGCAGCTGAAGGAGTGTCCGACTCTGCAGGACCAGGCCGACATACTCTACATCCTTTACATAATGAAGTacggaaaaataaaaaaaacttctcacacacagctgattTTAAGTGATTTTATAATGACCTGTCCTGTGTCTTCTTCTGTTCACCAGAGGAGCTGATTGGCTGGTGGAGTTGTCAGGTCCCGGGCAGGGCGGGGTCAGCGTACGTTCTCtgctggaggagctgtatgtaGAAGCTGGAGCCTCAAAAGAGTGGGGTCTCATTCGATACATCTCTGGAATACTACGCAAGAGAGTGGAGGTCCTCGCTGAGGTCAGTAAGAAGACTTCCTTAAATGTAaccctaataaaaaaaaagcttgttgcCAACCAGTCTGAGATGATCACAAAAACAGATAGTCTCAAAATATCACGTATCTTAATGAAGAAAGACTCtaaaaccatcttttggccattAGAAGAACTTCATCATTACCCAGCTATTTTAGCATCCACAGAAATATACAgatgttagaaaaaaaatctcctacTAAGCTTTGTACATGgcttataaaaataaatactccACAATTATACCTGTTTATATGCTGATGTGCAGAATACGATTATCTCTCTCCTTAATTCATTCAAtcacctgatttaaaaaatcgGCCTTGCAAATTTGTACGTTTCCAATTCCATGATGGCATCCAGGTTTTCAGAAGAAGCAAAGAACTCtggggtgttttttttgcccATGTATCTCTATCATGACCTTGAATACTGATGGATACAAAGACAACCTCGTTCCACATTAACTGTAAAAAAGTCCAAAGATTTTTGCAAAACGTTgaataatatccacatccgcTTATTCAACATAACTTATTTGGAAAACACTACATGTGGATAAGGGCTCGATTTATCATTTCaaatctaaatatttattttacgaACACTTTAGATAGTGATATCTGCTTAATCACTGACCTCGTCGTGACTTACGAGAAGGTGAAGACAGTGACCTCGACAGAATCGACAAATAATGAGATTTCAATCATTTGAATTCTATCCTATTCGATGCTTTCCTCAGGCCTGCACAGATCTGATCTCCCATCACAAGCAGCTGACTGTAGGTCTTCCTCCTGAGCCCAGAGAAAGAGTCATCACAGTGTAAGTCAAAGTTATTgtcaacaaaaacagatttcttttGTAGGATTTATTGAATTATCAAGCTTTTCCTCCTCACTGTTTCTCCTcagtcctcttcctcctgaggAGTTAAACAGTCTCATCTATGAAGCCAGCGGTCAGGACATCAGTATAGCTGTGCTCACTCAGGTAAATCTTCCATTGCTGGCCAGCTTTAGGACACTTTCAGACACTTGTCTTCCAgctgtgaactgtgtgtgtgtttgtaattcaGGAAATCATGGTCTATCTAGCCATGTATGTGCGCTCCCAGCCGGCTCTGTTTGGGGACATGCTGCGGCTTAGGATCGGACTCATCATGCAAGTGATGGCCACTGAGCTGGCTCGCAGCCTGCACTGCTCGGGTAGGGAAAGCAAACAagcttatacacacacacacactgctgtagataaaaataaatgatcatcAGAATTACAAGTCAAACATTCTGTGACTTTTGCAGGGGAGGAGGCCTCTGAGAGCTTGATGAGCCTGAGTCCTTCTGGCATGAAAAACCTGCTGCATCACATCCTCAGCGGCAAAGAGTTTGGGGTGGAGAGGAGCAgtgagtttttttaaaatcttttattcTTCGTTTGTTCTTGTCTTCACAGTGCATGTCTATGCTCAATCAAAGTATCCTTTGtttggagagaggagaaatgaaaaaaagaatcaataaGGCATTTTGAATTGAACATAATAAAACTCTGACTTTACCTAAACCCACACGTCAATGCTTTCATTTATCACGGGAAATATCTCCATCTACTTGTTGGGTTCTCACTAAATCTTGAACGGATATTCAGGCTTTCAGGACAATGTATTTTGAGTCTAGTGATCTTTTAACTTTTCCATCAGCAAGCCATGTATTTGGTTGTCTAAaacttttaacatgtttaacaaAATATCtccaaaaatattcaaacattcaCTGCAGCCTTCATTTCTATTTTATGTTTAGGTCAGCATACCTTTGTAATTCAGTAGATGTTGGCAAAGTTATGACTCTGTCTGGGAAAACGATATCCCCACTCATAGTCCTACTTCTGTCTGCTTGCCTGGTTTATTTTCCAATAAGGTCAAATGCATTTGTGGTTCAGAAAATCAGAGATGATGGCACTGCAACCATAAATTGAATACAAGatgtttgacttgtttatttgatttattctgCCTGTGTTCGTCAGTGCGTCCAATCCAGTCAACAGCCACTAGTCCTGCCATCTCCATCCATGAACTGGGCCACACGGGAGCAACCAAGAATGAACGATCAGGAATACACAAGCTGAAGAGTGAGATAAAacaggtctgtctgtctgtctgtctgtctgtctgtctgtctatctgtctgtctgtctgtctgtctgtctgtctgtctgtctgtctgtctgtctgtctgtctatctgtctgtctgtctgtctgtctgtctgtctgtctgtctgtctgtctgtctgtctgtctgtctgtctatctatctatctatcttttaTAATGTATCTTTAACCAATAATAACAGTGTTCTTGTTTTGGTTGCAGCTGGATGGCTCTCGGCCTCTCAGTGTGGGTTGAGTTTGATAATATCGAGCATGTTATTATTCCTAACGTCAGTCTAATCAATCAAACTGCCAACTTTTCATTAACCGGTCGCCGCCTCTTAATGTTTTATCATGAGCCACGCTGCCCTCTACTGATGGTAGACTCTCATTGCTCATTGTTATCTCTATGACTCACCTCATGACAGCAGTTCAACAAGGATCAACATTG
This window contains:
- the phka2 gene encoding phosphorylase b kinase regulatory subunit alpha, liver isoform isoform X2 codes for the protein MRSRSNSGVRLDGYARLVQETILSHQNPVTGLLPASTQKKDAWVRDNVYSVLAVWGLGMAYRKNADRDEDKAKAYELEQSVVKLMQGLLQCMMRQVDKVEKFKHTQSTKDCLHAKYDTPTCATVVGDDQWGHLQVDATSIYLLMLAQMTASGLRIISNLDEVAFIQNLVFYIEAAYKVADYGMWERGDKTNQGIPELNGSSIGIAKAALEAIDELDLFGAHGGPKSVIHVQPDEVEHCQSILCSMLPRASTSKEIDAGLLSVISFPAFAVEDAELVAITKSEIISKLQGRYGCCRFIRDGYRCPKEDPSRLHYDPAELKLFENIECEWPVFWTYLILDGIFSGDQVQVQEYREALEGILIRGKNGIKLLPELYSVPHDKVEEEYSNPHSVDRVAMGQLPHMWGQSLYILGCLLAEGFLAPGEIDPLNRRFSTNFKPDVVVQVCVLAESEEIQELLSDHGINVQTMSEVLPIRVMPARILSHVYVRLGNCKKLNLSGRPYRHIRVLGTSKFYEIRNRFYIFIPQFLDQHHFYLALDNQMIVEMLRTELAYLSSCWRMTGRPTLTFPITRSMLDEDGDAIDPCILATLRKLQDGYFAGARVQMSDLSSFKTTSFHTRLSFLDEGTDDSLLEDEEDDDDEYGEEYSKYGPSEGSKDVFDQYLTQLLHSTTIKCHLPPIQRGQHHVFSAEHTTRDILSFMAQVKGINIPKSSMYLPVTPVKSKHRRSLNLLGVPHYQQSSNVKQHKPHSAADLHLPRDSQGNTDFVALVRQLKECPTLQDQADILYILYIMKGADWLVELSGPGQGGVSVRSLLEELYVEAGASKEWGLIRYISGILRKRVEVLAEACTDLISHHKQLTVGLPPEPRERVITVPLPPEELNSLIYEASGQDISIAVLTQEIMVYLAMYVRSQPALFGDMLRLRIGLIMQVMATELARSLHCSGEEASESLMSLSPSGMKNLLHHILSGKEFGVERSMRPIQSTATSPAISIHELGHTGATKNERSGIHKLKSEIKQIFSGGLSLNSTVTSPRSTRCSSPSTPSGILSPVGTGPGDGQLHWEERQGQWLRRRRLDGAINRVPVGFYQKVWTILQKCHGLSLDGYVLPSSTTREMTAGEIKFAVQVESVLNHVPQPEYRQLLVETIMVLGLVADVDVESIGGIIHVDRILHLANDLFLNDQKSHSASDYFLEKDPATGICNFFYDSAPSGSYGTMTYLSKASITYVQDFLPCSSCLMQ
- the phka2 gene encoding phosphorylase b kinase regulatory subunit alpha, liver isoform isoform X1 encodes the protein MRSRSNSGVRLDGYARLVQETILSHQNPVTGLLPASTQKKDAWVRDNVYSVLAVWGLGMAYRKNADRDEDKAKAYELEQSVVKLMQGLLQCMMRQVDKVEKFKHTQSTKDCLHAKYDTPTCATVVGDDQWGHLQVDATSIYLLMLAQMTASGLRIISNLDEVAFIQNLVFYIEAAYKVADYGMWERGDKTNQGIPELNGSSIGIAKAALEAIDELDLFGAHGGPKSVIHVQPDEVEHCQSILCSMLPRASTSKEIDAGLLSVISFPAFAVEDAELVAITKSEIISKLQGRYGCCRFIRDGYRCPKEDPSRLHYDPAELKLFENIECEWPVFWTYLILDGIFSGDQVQVQEYREALEGILIRGKNGIKLLPELYSVPHDKVEEEYSNPHSVDRVAMGQLPHMWGQSLYILGCLLAEGFLAPGEIDPLNRRFSTNFKPDVVVQVCVLAESEEIQELLSDHGINVQTMSEVLPIRVMPARILSHVYVRLGNCKKLNLSGRPYRHIRVLGTSKFYEIRNRFYIFIPQFLDQHHFYLALDNQMIVEMLRTELAYLSSCWRMTGRPTLTFPITRSMLDEDGDAIDPCILATLRKLQDGYFAGARVQMSDLSSFKTTSFHTRLSFLDEGTDDSLLEDEEDDDDEYGEEYSKYGPSEGSKDVFDQYLTQLLHSTTIKCHLPPIQRGQHHVFSAEHTTRDILSFMAQVKGINIPKSSMYLPVTPVKSKHRRSLNLLGVPHYQQSSNVKQHKPHSAADLHLPRDSQGNTDFVALVRQLKECPTLQDQADILYILYIMKGADWLVELSGPGQGGVSVRSLLEELYVEAGASKEWGLIRYISGILRKRVEVLAEACTDLISHHKQLTVGLPPEPRERVITVPLPPEELNSLIYEASGQDISIAVLTQEIMVYLAMYVRSQPALFGDMLRLRIGLIMQVMATELARSLHCSGEEASESLMSLSPSGMKNLLHHILSGKEFGVERSMRPIQSTATSPAISIHELGHTGATKNERSGIHKLKSEIKQLDGSRPLSIFSGGLSLNSTVTSPRSTRCSSPSTPSGILSPVGTGPGDGQLHWEERQGQWLRRRRLDGAINRVPVGFYQKVWTILQKCHGLSLDGYVLPSSTTREMTAGEIKFAVQVESVLNHVPQPEYRQLLVETIMVLGLVADVDVESIGGIIHVDRILHLANDLFLNDQKSHSASDYFLEKDPATGICNFFYDSAPSGSYGTMTYLSKASITYVQDFLPCSSCLMQ